A single genomic interval of Helianthus annuus cultivar XRQ/B chromosome 13, HanXRQr2.0-SUNRISE, whole genome shotgun sequence harbors:
- the LOC110899676 gene encoding deSI-like protein At4g17486: MRLFPINSSREVNNDEAVVYLNVYDLTPVNDYLYWVGFGIFHSGIEVYDMEYAFGAHEYPTSGVFEVEPKSCPGFIFRRSIPLGTTNMSPSEFRSFMENLSNKYHGDTYHLIAKNCNHFTNEVCIQLTGKPIPGWVNRLAKVGSFCNCLLPENIQVAAVRHLPDHATYSNDGSGSGNSSFTMESEEDEVDHHLLTAPNSDVAFLQDTPVRLAKDLL, encoded by the exons ATGCGGCTGTTTCCGATTAATTCGTCCAGAGAGGTTAACAATGATGAAGCTGTAGTGTATCTTAATGTGTATGATTTGACTCCTGTTAATGATTATCTTTACTGGGTGGGCTTTGGAATCTTTCATTCTGGTATTGAAG TATATGACATGGAATACGCATTTGGGGCCCACGAGTACCCGACCAGTGGGGTGTTTGAGGTGGAACCCAAAAGTTGCCCGGGTTTTATCTTCCGGCGATCGATTCCTTTGGGCACTACGAACATGTCTCCTTCAGAATTCCGGTCGTTCATGGAGAATCTTTCTAACAAATATCATGGTGATACTTATCATTTGATTGCCAAAAACTGCAATCATTTCACTAATGAAGTGTGCATCCAGTTGACCGGAAAACCAATCCCTGGATGGGTCAACCGTTTGGCTAAAGTTG GTTCTTTCTGCAACTGTTTACTGCCGGAAAACATTCAAGTTGCAGCTGTCAGACATCTTCCTGATCATGCAACATATTCCA ATGACGGGTCGGGTTCTGGTAATTCGTCTTTCACAATGGAGAGTGAAGAAGACGAAGTAGATCATCATCTGTTAACTGCGCCAAACAGTGATGTAGCATTTTTGCAGGACACACCAGTGAGACTAGCTAAAGACCTCCTTTAA